In one window of Cydia fagiglandana chromosome 1, ilCydFagi1.1, whole genome shotgun sequence DNA:
- the LOC134672764 gene encoding uncharacterized protein LOC134672764 — translation MLVKTNKEIRKLGPGEINSLVEILHAVEDDWKIFMSLIPKDPRNENSERKYNSEDIRKIEKHAGDSQEKCAKIMFDEWGTSGQIRPTLRTVQQIAFKAEMMRLVDEISVMLGEPLVPRPTQGPGAPVTTQISLFVNVASTAEVTCQNIGQNGANDMSTERLHNVPNWDQLQRSRCIDLNLTTPPIQLEPANNVPNWDLLARSRTLSTQHSFSSSSNNNLPTSLESAINNTSPIQTGPGNNAPNWARLAKTAKSKSFSTQQSSKSQEEFSN, via the exons ATGTTAGTAAAGACAAATaaagaaattcgcaaattaggACCGGGTGAAATAAACTCCCTTGTAGAAATCTTACACGCTGTAGAAGATGACTGGAAAATTTTCATGTCTCTTATACCAAAGGATCCTCGGAACGAAAATTCCGAACGAAAATACAACAGTGAGGATATAAG AAAAATTGAAAAACATGCTGGAGATAGTCAAGAAAAATGTGCCAAGATTATGTTTGATGAATGGGGGACGTCAGGTCAAATCCGGCCAACACTGAGAACAGTACAGCAAATTGCTTTTAAGGCAGAGATGATGCGCCTTGTTGATGAAATATCTGTCATGTTGGGAG AGCCACTTGTTCCTCGGCCAACGCAAGGCCCCGGAGCGCCCGTGACTACGCAAATTTCTCTTTTTGTAAACGTAGCAAGCACCGCGGAAGTGACATGTCAAAATATTGGACAAAATGGAGCTAATGACATGAGCACCGAGCGATTACATAATGTACCAAACTGGGACCAGTTACAGAG GTCCCGCTGCATTGATCTCAACCTTACTACCCCACCAATTCAACTTGAACCAGCAAATAATGTGCCAAACTGGGATCTATTGGCCAGAAGCAGAACCCTCAGTACCCAGCactctttttcttcttcttcaaatAATAACTTACCAACATCACTTGAATCAGCCATTAATAATACCTCACCAATTCAAACTGGACCAGGAAATAATGCACCTAACTGGGCTCGATTGGCCAAAACTGCCAAAAGCAAATCCTTCAGTACCCAGCAGTCTTCTAAAAGCCAGGAGGAATTCAGCAATTAG